A window of the Gossypium hirsutum isolate 1008001.06 chromosome A05, Gossypium_hirsutum_v2.1, whole genome shotgun sequence genome harbors these coding sequences:
- the LOC107960466 gene encoding uncharacterized protein, translating into MSTRRGARRRGRGHGSARVGSLTSGHMPNIDVREAPASLVPETMSYNRVAGDDALSQEMLRILERVVGPNTSIRSRGSICKRLRSNGAEIFKGTEGVAPNVAEYWLEATKRIMKDLDCNSEQKLKGAVSLLREEAYQWWLIVKEGTQPDRITWEFFKSVFQGKYVGASYVDAWRKEFLNLTQGDRSMAEYETEFLRLSRYAKGIVRKRDFTSLVEKTKITEAVKRTERLNWERERGKNKRDSEPSNYDQRPKRRAKVGGPVRAGPHVANTGLPPCAICGKNHAGECWRRTGACLSCGTLEHHLRE; encoded by the exons ATGAGCACTAGAAGGGGTGCAAGACGCCGCGGTAGAGGCCATGGAAGTGCTAGGGTTGGATCTTTGACATCAGGTCACATGCCCAACATTGATGTGAGAGAAGCACCGGCTTCGCTGGTACCTGAGACAATGTCGTATAATCGAGTAGCTGGGGATGACGCATTGTCCCAAGAAATGTTAAGGATTCTAgaaagggtcgttgggcccaacaCTAGTATTAGGAGTCGAGGGTCAATTTGTAAGAGACTCCGGTCAAATGGAGCCGAAATCTTCAAGGGTACCGAGGGAGTAGCACCAAATGTGgccgaatattggttggaggccaccaaAAGAATAATGAAAGACCTGGATTGCAATTCCGAGCAAAAACTGAAAGGAGCAGTGTCTCTGCTGCGAGaggaagcttaccagtggtggcttatcgtgaaagagggcactcagcctgaTCGGATAACCTGGGAGTTCTTCAAATCGGTGTTTCAAGGGAAGTACGTAGGTGCAAGCTATGTTGATGCCTGGAGGAAAGAATTCTTGAACTTGACTCAGGGAGACCGATCTATGGCAGAGTACGAGACAGAGTTCTTACgactcagtcggtatgctaaAGGAATAGTG AGGAAGCGGGATTTCACATCATTGGTGGAGAAAACAAAAATTACTGAAGCTGTAAAGCGCACTGAGCGCCTAAATTGGGAAAGAGAAAggggaaaaaataaaagagattcTGAGCCCTCTAATTACGATCAGAGGCCTAAAAGAAGGGCCAAAGTCGGTGGGCCAGTCAGAGCGGGGCCCCATGTTGCTAATACTGGGTTACCACCTTGTGCTATTTGTGGAAAAAATCATGCAGGAGAGTGCTGGAGGAGAACAGGAGCCTGTCTGAGTTGTGGTACCCTGGAGCATCATCTTAGAGAGTGA